Proteins encoded together in one Candidatus Zixiibacteriota bacterium window:
- a CDS encoding PAS domain-containing protein: MNQLNDTMNKSLNKITDQFTGNEDSVESDSENYRRRCLNHLQSFTEIIVDALRKEFICQAKSDQNDEFSLFAIHLNSLVRDFDYFHQKAGRLEMDLDILRHQFEIIAKNTTDWEFWLNPMGRFYYCSPVCQKITGYTAAEFKQDSRLFESIIHPADRNLYNQHRQNASTLFAEDNLEIRIIRKDGKVRWITHSCRSVFNEFGNFIGYRGSNRDITRQKNYEHDLEKKNRNINNKLDIMADKSSAILIWNDQGQRPLQYISVNIGNLIEDEGKQTVSSICKLNDLVYPDDLNTLNEEISSLIASGTANHLCNPHRICAAGGKAIWVDHCITIQDDPAGRNSDFISYLRKKQK, from the coding sequence ATGAATCAGCTCAATGATACAATGAACAAAAGCTTGAACAAGATCACAGACCAATTTACTGGAAACGAGGATTCTGTTGAATCTGATTCTGAAAACTATCGCCGGCGATGTCTTAATCATCTGCAAAGCTTCACAGAAATCATCGTGGATGCCTTACGTAAAGAATTTATCTGCCAGGCAAAGTCGGATCAGAATGACGAATTTTCCCTGTTTGCAATCCATCTCAATTCACTGGTCAGAGATTTCGACTATTTCCATCAAAAGGCGGGACGACTCGAAATGGATCTGGATATACTCAGACATCAGTTCGAAATTATCGCTAAAAATACAACTGACTGGGAATTCTGGCTAAATCCCATGGGGCGTTTCTACTACTGCTCTCCAGTCTGCCAGAAGATTACAGGTTACACTGCGGCTGAATTCAAACAGGACAGCCGTCTCTTTGAATCTATCATTCATCCCGCGGACAGAAATCTCTATAACCAGCACAGACAAAACGCTTCGACACTTTTCGCCGAGGATAATCTTGAGATTCGCATAATTCGCAAAGATGGCAAAGTGCGCTGGATTACTCACAGCTGTCGTTCTGTTTTCAATGAGTTTGGCAATTTCATCGGTTACCGAGGCAGCAACCGCGACATAACCCGGCAGAAGAATTATGAACATGATCTTGAGAAAAAGAACCGAAACATTAATAATAAGCTCGATATAATGGCTGACAAATCGAGCGCAATACTGATCTGGAATGATCAAGGCCAGCGACCACTTCAGTACATTTCAGTAAACATCGGAAATCTGATTGAAGATGAAGGAAAGCAAACAGTTTCTTCTATTTGCAAATTAAATGATTTAGTTTATCCCGACGATCTCAATACGTTGAACGAAGAAATCAGTTCTTTGATAGCAAGCGGTACAGCCAATCACCTGTGTAATCCGCACAGGATCTGCGCAGCGGGTGGTAAAGCTATCTGGGTTGATCATTGCATCACAATTCAGGATGATCCTGCAGGAAGAAATTCTGACTTTATAAGCTATTTGCGAAAGAAGCAGAAATGA
- a CDS encoding HAMP domain-containing protein encodes MSWKDLKIGKKLYIGFGVVLALLVIASIFNYNSFTQISKFTKQAEDANGNQLFFTEKEVDHLEWLNNLKMTFLDEEVTTVTVETDPHKCGLGKWLYGDEAKRLRAEDPEIARLLDEIEEPHRHLHESASEIKAHYRHFDTKLADILADKWVLHLKWAQDLSNSLLFKDVFSGGLDPHKCPFGSWYYSYETDDKDAAEMLLKFEEPHRRLHEVAARIVRLQKNGDYTTASNLYSREFLPALNEFSDSYDQIHVWIADLVKKQEKANQIYEQKTEPSVGQTQAIMADVKDHFSNQSQESAQSLHAAISKTVTMMIVISLVAIVIGIGAAYFITRGISKPVSEISQIADDIAVGNVDHTIELNSKDEIGLLAQSFRKLIDYMKELSAAAQSIAENDLTVSVTPKSENDVLGNSFATMINNLTEMVTVLNDNASQLVSAASEVASSSEQMSRGAQDQTSQVSQISTAIEEMSATIVESSKNAGEASDASRTAADTATSGGRLVSDTIEGMQRIDQVVRESSGSIGQLAKSADQIGEIIGVIDDIADQTNLLALNAAIEAARAGEQGRGFAVVADEVRKLAERTGKATGEITEMIKGIQEETSGAVNAMESGMNEVGQGRDLADKAGNSLTEIVNMSQQVMDMIQQIATASEEQSAAAEQISKNIEAVSAITRETASGAEQSASAAEQLNRQAEDLKSMVAKFKVTQNA; translated from the coding sequence ATGTCCTGGAAAGATCTCAAAATCGGCAAAAAACTGTATATCGGTTTTGGGGTGGTGCTGGCACTGCTTGTAATTGCGAGTATCTTCAACTACAACAGTTTCACCCAGATCAGTAAATTCACTAAACAGGCCGAAGATGCCAACGGCAATCAGCTCTTTTTCACCGAAAAAGAAGTCGATCATCTGGAATGGTTAAACAACCTGAAAATGACTTTTCTGGATGAGGAAGTTACCACGGTAACTGTCGAGACCGATCCTCATAAATGCGGCCTGGGCAAATGGCTGTATGGTGATGAGGCAAAAAGACTGCGCGCTGAAGATCCGGAGATTGCCCGTCTCCTGGACGAAATCGAAGAGCCTCATCGACATCTCCATGAATCCGCCTCGGAGATAAAAGCACACTATCGTCACTTCGATACTAAATTGGCCGATATTCTGGCCGACAAGTGGGTTCTACACCTGAAATGGGCTCAGGATCTGTCAAACTCATTGCTTTTCAAGGATGTCTTCAGTGGCGGGCTCGATCCGCACAAGTGCCCTTTCGGTTCCTGGTATTACTCATATGAAACCGACGACAAGGACGCTGCTGAAATGTTGCTGAAATTCGAGGAACCTCACCGCCGCTTACATGAGGTGGCCGCCAGAATCGTTAGATTGCAGAAAAACGGCGATTACACGACCGCCTCGAATCTGTACAGCCGTGAGTTTCTTCCGGCATTAAATGAGTTCTCTGACAGTTACGACCAGATTCATGTCTGGATAGCAGACCTGGTCAAAAAGCAGGAAAAAGCCAACCAGATCTACGAACAGAAAACCGAGCCATCGGTGGGCCAGACCCAGGCCATCATGGCGGATGTCAAAGATCACTTTTCCAATCAATCCCAGGAGTCGGCCCAATCGCTTCATGCCGCCATCAGCAAGACTGTCACCATGATGATCGTTATTTCTCTGGTGGCGATAGTTATCGGTATCGGCGCCGCCTATTTCATAACCCGCGGAATCTCCAAACCGGTCAGCGAGATTTCTCAGATTGCCGACGATATCGCAGTCGGCAATGTCGATCATACAATTGAATTGAATTCCAAAGATGAGATCGGGCTTCTGGCACAATCATTCCGGAAACTGATTGACTATATGAAAGAACTCTCGGCGGCCGCCCAGAGTATCGCCGAAAACGACCTGACCGTATCGGTTACTCCGAAATCCGAAAATGACGTGCTCGGTAATTCATTCGCGACGATGATCAATAACCTGACCGAAATGGTTACTGTGTTGAACGACAACGCATCTCAGCTAGTGTCAGCCGCTAGTGAGGTCGCCTCATCCTCGGAGCAGATGTCTCGCGGCGCACAGGATCAGACCTCACAGGTTTCGCAGATTTCAACCGCAATCGAAGAGATGAGCGCTACGATCGTCGAATCATCCAAAAACGCCGGTGAGGCTTCCGATGCTTCCCGTACAGCCGCCGATACCGCCACCAGTGGAGGAAGGCTGGTTTCGGATACGATCGAAGGTATGCAACGAATAGACCAGGTTGTCCGGGAATCATCCGGATCGATCGGTCAACTGGCCAAATCGGCTGACCAGATCGGCGAAATTATCGGTGTTATCGACGATATAGCCGACCAGACCAACCTTTTGGCTTTAAACGCTGCTATCGAAGCCGCCCGGGCCGGAGAACAGGGACGTGGATTCGCGGTTGTAGCTGATGAAGTCCGTAAACTGGCCGAACGGACCGGAAAAGCTACAGGTGAAATCACCGAGATGATCAAAGGTATTCAGGAGGAGACCTCGGGAGCCGTCAATGCTATGGAATCCGGAATGAACGAAGTCGGACAAGGACGCGATCTGGCTGACAAAGCCGGCAACAGCTTGACCGAAATTGTCAATATGTCGCAGCAGGTGATGGATATGATCCAGCAAATCGCCACTGCCTCCGAAGAGCAGTCTGCCGCAGCCGAGCAGATCTCCAAAAATATCGAAGCGGTCTCCGCCATAACCCGAGAAACTGCCTCGGGAGCTGAACAATCAGCATCGGCTGCCGAACAACTCAACCGTCAGGCGGAAGATCTGAAATCGATGGTCGCCAAGTTTAAGGTAACTCAAAACGCATAG
- a CDS encoding PAS domain S-box protein translates to MAVKHISEQIPFLFGITSDVSLFSIAVSLPLVLKSRLSKNRRQTHFDGQFTEQLDSKLDEFFWIISLDFKTLYYIDPNFDRICGFPSQRLYENTQYILEFIHPDDRDSVTRQFQNGRGDQDHFEYRIIKPDGQTRWLWSRGFTVRDANDTRTALAGMTIDITPIKEMENRLRRSEKRSQEVFDTIVEGLGSLDENYVIDYCNPAFAHIFEYNSPEKLIGRNFFDFVPEDQLEKTNAQIAKRKRGLSNRYELDIVTESGIHKTLLCSVSPRYNCEGNIAGVIGAILDITEDKRVRKDLQAQTKQLQHIIENSNSLFILHDCQGKIIYFHGCSENKSKDTDFIGKTPRDLFDSETADKLIGQIKQVVSTGKRLQVENRAEIEGQIQWFNEEIYPIRNSHGKITSIGKISRNITERKLAEQKLKYQTRVIEHISEAVISTDIDFNIISWNKGAERIYGFSEKEVIGKNVNEIIYTEFIEKSLEDAEWELFDTGSFKGEVKQSTARKKKLNILCSVTLVYDDDGTPLGTVAVNLNITARKQMEAELMRFKTVAETANYGMAIFDIEGQLIYSNPCFAQIHGYTPEEVTGKPISIFHTDTQMINVMEHLRQVIRGKNANSVEIWHKHKNGREFPTLMNVCSIFDEYEKSCYVTATAIDISQRKQEEQEYRKLSQLHRGILSSLPHGLCILDSNGLISWANREMYNLCGHALKPNHPLIGTWTGDICLNVYSFQRFWKALLKNLNQDGYYTRRVQLKNDSSKEVWCELSCSYYNHHKPDEGIICTATDVSSLVESRRKELENQKQLIQADRLLNVGRLAAGVAHEINNPLTVLYGMVQELNEAPESCNKEMAGWMLTVSRRIKVIVNHLLTFSRQRDETRQLCDINEVIGQILLIVATLLKRERIELNLDLAESLPKINISPNQMQQVFLNIIMNAVDAMPEGGNLYITSESASNQIIIRFKDDGAGMEPHVRDRIFLPFFSTKEVGKGTGLGLSISYGIMIDHGGQINVNSKPAKGTEFILSLPSEKTSTSSLHHKNLN, encoded by the coding sequence ATGGCAGTTAAACACATCTCTGAACAGATCCCCTTTTTATTTGGTATTACTTCAGATGTTTCCCTTTTTTCAATAGCTGTATCGCTGCCCCTGGTCCTGAAATCCCGTCTCTCAAAGAACAGGCGACAGACTCATTTCGATGGTCAATTCACCGAACAACTCGACAGCAAACTGGATGAGTTCTTCTGGATTATCTCGCTGGATTTTAAGACACTTTATTATATCGATCCTAATTTCGACCGTATCTGTGGGTTTCCCTCCCAGAGACTCTACGAAAACACACAATATATACTCGAATTCATCCATCCCGATGATCGTGATTCAGTGACACGACAATTTCAAAACGGCAGGGGCGATCAGGATCATTTCGAATACCGGATTATAAAACCGGATGGTCAAACTCGCTGGCTCTGGAGTCGGGGATTCACGGTACGCGATGCCAACGATACAAGAACAGCCTTAGCAGGTATGACGATCGATATCACTCCGATCAAAGAGATGGAGAATCGTCTCAGAAGATCTGAGAAACGTTCTCAGGAAGTCTTCGATACGATCGTGGAGGGTCTCGGTTCGCTCGATGAAAACTACGTAATCGATTATTGCAATCCGGCTTTCGCCCATATCTTTGAATACAACTCACCGGAAAAATTGATAGGACGCAACTTCTTCGATTTTGTTCCGGAAGATCAGCTCGAAAAAACCAATGCCCAGATCGCCAAGCGCAAACGCGGTCTCTCCAATCGCTACGAGCTCGATATCGTCACCGAAAGCGGCATCCATAAAACCCTGCTCTGTTCGGTTTCACCCCGCTACAACTGTGAGGGAAATATTGCAGGTGTGATCGGCGCGATTCTGGATATCACCGAAGACAAACGCGTCAGGAAAGATCTACAAGCCCAAACCAAGCAGCTGCAGCACATAATCGAAAACTCCAATAGCCTGTTCATATTACATGATTGCCAAGGAAAGATAATCTACTTCCACGGTTGCTCGGAAAACAAGAGTAAAGACACCGATTTTATCGGAAAAACACCCCGTGATCTATTCGATTCCGAGACTGCCGATAAACTTATCGGTCAGATCAAACAAGTGGTTTCAACCGGCAAAAGGCTCCAAGTCGAAAACAGAGCCGAAATCGAGGGCCAGATTCAGTGGTTCAATGAAGAAATCTATCCCATAAGAAATTCACATGGCAAAATCACTTCAATCGGCAAGATCAGCCGGAACATAACCGAACGCAAACTTGCCGAACAGAAGCTCAAATATCAGACCCGGGTGATCGAACATATCTCCGAAGCGGTAATCTCCACCGATATTGATTTCAATATCATCAGCTGGAACAAGGGGGCCGAGAGAATCTACGGTTTCAGCGAAAAAGAGGTGATCGGCAAAAATGTCAATGAGATCATCTACACTGAATTCATAGAAAAGTCACTTGAAGATGCCGAATGGGAGCTGTTTGACACCGGTTCGTTTAAAGGCGAAGTAAAACAATCCACCGCTCGAAAGAAGAAGCTCAATATTCTCTGCTCGGTCACTTTAGTTTACGATGACGACGGTACTCCGCTCGGCACCGTCGCGGTCAATTTGAATATCACAGCGCGAAAACAGATGGAAGCGGAACTGATGCGCTTCAAAACGGTAGCCGAAACCGCAAACTACGGTATGGCGATATTCGATATTGAAGGTCAGTTGATCTATTCCAATCCCTGCTTCGCCCAGATTCACGGTTATACACCTGAAGAAGTTACCGGCAAGCCAATTAGTATCTTCCATACAGATACGCAGATGATCAACGTCATGGAACATCTCAGGCAGGTCATACGAGGTAAAAATGCGAACTCGGTCGAAATCTGGCACAAACACAAAAATGGTCGCGAATTTCCGACTCTGATGAACGTCTGCAGTATTTTCGATGAATACGAGAAATCTTGTTATGTCACCGCCACCGCGATAGATATCAGCCAACGCAAACAAGAAGAACAAGAATACCGAAAACTGTCACAACTGCATCGCGGAATTCTCAGCAGTCTCCCCCACGGGCTCTGTATCCTCGACTCAAACGGATTAATCAGCTGGGCTAATCGGGAGATGTACAATCTCTGCGGTCATGCCCTGAAACCGAATCATCCTCTGATCGGAACCTGGACGGGAGATATCTGTTTGAACGTATATTCATTTCAACGTTTTTGGAAAGCTCTATTGAAGAATCTGAATCAGGATGGTTACTACACACGCAGGGTACAGCTCAAAAATGATTCCAGCAAAGAAGTCTGGTGCGAATTATCCTGCTCTTATTATAATCATCACAAGCCCGACGAAGGTATAATCTGCACCGCTACCGATGTCTCTTCCCTGGTAGAGTCGCGTCGCAAGGAGCTAGAGAACCAGAAACAGTTGATCCAGGCCGACCGCCTGCTAAATGTCGGTCGACTGGCAGCAGGGGTGGCTCATGAGATCAACAATCCACTGACAGTACTTTACGGTATGGTTCAGGAACTCAACGAAGCACCTGAAAGTTGCAATAAGGAGATGGCCGGCTGGATGCTGACTGTTAGCCGTCGGATCAAAGTCATCGTCAATCATCTGCTGACATTCTCCCGTCAACGCGATGAGACCAGGCAACTATGTGATATAAACGAAGTTATCGGACAGATCCTGTTGATCGTCGCAACCCTCCTGAAACGGGAAAGAATCGAACTTAATCTCGATCTGGCGGAGAGTCTGCCGAAAATAAATATCTCGCCCAATCAGATGCAGCAGGTATTCTTAAATATTATAATGAACGCGGTCGATGCCATGCCTGAAGGAGGCAACCTGTATATAACCTCAGAATCCGCTTCAAACCAGATCATTATCAGGTTTAAAGATGACGGCGCAGGTATGGAACCCCATGTCCGCGACCGAATCTTTTTGCCATTCTTCTCTACCAAAGAAGTCGGCAAGGGCACTGGACTGGGGCTCTCTATAAGCTATGGTATCATGATCGATCATGGCGGCCAGATAAACGTCAACAGCAAACCAGCAAAGGGCACGGAATTCATCCTCAGCTTGCCATCTGAAAAAACGAGTACATCATCCCTCCACCACAAAAATCTAAACTAA